In a single window of the Roseiconus lacunae genome:
- a CDS encoding M56 family metallopeptidase: MLSTVEADVWAGLLWRTTWQAAVLTAIVLILTRGLRRWITPKWRSRLWLIPACRFLVFLVPASALSMFNLFASGHIDPSLDTKVQTVLNPGSHTRTERSDSDLAIAALTSPSRSIVMTEESPARNLQASSGSIMTSRLNEPLPMQWFSPALLLVTAWLIGCCWAAMCWARSQLMLRRIVARGRPLTDSKLLQICDSRQHSIRLRRKIRCVIVDQNVGPAVCGLFRPTILLPSRLLRDLSDEQLHTIIVHEIEHVRRWDGVCCSLCRLVTTIHWFNPLAYLIQRQVRFQTELAVDASTIAVIGERNRQPYGELLIKLAQHPAGIQGLAYMAARRSSLHARMDELVAPTESNHWRTSFACFVAVALIACGLTNTALTQTIDTETNSLNDQNSSSSVTDRNELLRQIHTTSGWRFIDADFIDRIEGRQAELQGDPITVRGLVIDEQQDAVPGAFVVLRLPSNSSIMRLGADGRTKEVFAVGWTDGDGRFAFEDQPTPWFESGSPLRWEICVFAPGYAIAARTYPYFDSQETQVTLRLNQEHEIHGTIKDADGNPIEQLELSLLEIVDPYQNAAIEVSFLHSELNCVVRTDDRGNFRIGGLPSHRIVSIDPVGSTAAARVIRVATSTDLATWRMIAEGRPRSSLVYPYYQPTFEIPLQRNTADRTAANSVALDGGTDQASARTVTVHVVNAETGDGVQGVGVGWRAPRNGRIRISPGMASTNREGIAELRIPSKSTDIYIGGRCYGFVTHYDRLTTNPDEYTPALEQSEWLQTIEQGNEDLEVSFELRPVAPLQIKVQNEDGTPAEAEIRILRRGWERRSWMPPFFSNKQGQATIPVRPVMFDIDIVATTKNGLQGIRSLQLSREFQQPDIATIIVK, from the coding sequence ATGCTATCGACCGTCGAAGCTGACGTTTGGGCGGGACTGCTATGGCGAACAACCTGGCAGGCAGCGGTGCTGACCGCGATCGTACTGATCCTTACTCGTGGGCTCCGCCGTTGGATCACGCCGAAATGGCGTTCGAGACTGTGGCTCATTCCTGCTTGCCGTTTTCTGGTGTTTCTCGTTCCTGCGAGTGCTCTTAGCATGTTTAACCTATTCGCATCCGGGCACATCGATCCAAGCCTGGACACCAAAGTGCAGACCGTTCTCAATCCAGGGTCTCACACGCGTACCGAACGCTCAGACTCGGATCTCGCTATCGCGGCGCTGACCTCACCTTCAAGATCGATCGTCATGACGGAGGAATCGCCAGCGCGGAACTTACAAGCATCTTCGGGTTCGATCATGACATCGAGATTGAACGAACCTCTGCCAATGCAATGGTTTTCGCCGGCTTTACTCCTGGTCACCGCATGGCTCATCGGATGTTGCTGGGCTGCCATGTGTTGGGCTCGCTCTCAACTTATGCTCCGAAGAATAGTCGCGAGGGGGCGACCGCTGACCGATTCGAAGCTGCTTCAAATTTGCGACTCGCGTCAGCATTCAATAAGACTGCGGCGTAAAATTCGCTGTGTGATCGTTGACCAAAACGTTGGGCCTGCCGTCTGCGGCCTGTTTCGCCCCACGATTCTTTTGCCATCAAGGTTGCTTCGCGACCTAAGCGACGAACAACTTCACACAATCATCGTGCACGAAATCGAACACGTTCGTCGGTGGGACGGGGTTTGTTGTTCTCTTTGCCGGCTCGTCACGACAATCCACTGGTTTAATCCCTTAGCGTACCTAATACAACGCCAGGTCCGCTTTCAAACCGAACTTGCCGTGGATGCGTCGACGATTGCCGTGATTGGCGAACGAAATCGTCAACCCTATGGCGAACTACTGATCAAACTCGCACAGCATCCGGCAGGAATTCAGGGGCTCGCTTATATGGCCGCGAGGCGATCGAGCTTACACGCACGAATGGATGAACTTGTCGCCCCGACCGAATCCAACCATTGGCGCACTTCATTCGCTTGTTTCGTCGCGGTTGCCCTCATCGCCTGTGGACTGACCAATACCGCATTGACGCAAACGATCGACACGGAAACCAATTCGCTGAACGATCAAAACAGCTCTTCGTCGGTGACAGATCGCAACGAACTGCTTCGGCAAATCCATACAACTTCCGGTTGGCGTTTCATTGACGCCGATTTTATCGACAGAATTGAAGGCCGACAGGCCGAACTTCAAGGCGATCCTATCACCGTTCGAGGGCTTGTGATCGACGAGCAGCAGGATGCCGTCCCGGGTGCCTTCGTCGTCCTTCGGCTTCCGAGCAATTCTTCGATCATGCGTTTGGGAGCCGATGGTCGCACGAAGGAGGTGTTTGCCGTTGGCTGGACGGATGGCGACGGTCGATTCGCATTTGAAGACCAGCCAACTCCTTGGTTTGAATCAGGGAGTCCACTTCGCTGGGAGATTTGTGTCTTTGCACCAGGCTATGCCATCGCGGCGCGAACATATCCGTACTTTGACAGCCAAGAGACGCAGGTCACGCTGCGACTAAATCAGGAACATGAAATCCATGGGACAATCAAAGATGCTGACGGAAATCCGATTGAGCAACTCGAACTCTCACTCTTAGAAATCGTCGATCCTTATCAAAATGCTGCGATCGAAGTTTCATTTTTGCACAGTGAACTCAACTGCGTCGTTCGGACGGACGACCGAGGTAACTTTCGAATCGGAGGACTACCGAGCCATCGGATTGTCAGTATCGACCCTGTCGGTTCGACTGCCGCCGCTCGCGTGATCCGCGTTGCGACATCAACCGATCTCGCAACTTGGCGCATGATTGCCGAAGGGCGACCGCGATCCAGTTTGGTGTATCCGTACTATCAGCCCACGTTTGAAATTCCACTTCAACGCAACACTGCTGATCGGACCGCTGCAAACTCTGTTGCACTCGATGGTGGGACAGATCAGGCGTCCGCTCGCACGGTCACGGTTCATGTCGTCAACGCCGAAACCGGAGATGGTGTGCAAGGCGTCGGCGTCGGCTGGAGAGCCCCTCGCAACGGAAGGATTCGAATTAGCCCCGGAATGGCATCAACTAACAGAGAGGGAATTGCAGAGCTGAGGATTCCTTCGAAGTCGACGGACATCTACATCGGCGGACGGTGTTATGGATTCGTGACCCATTACGATCGGCTAACGACGAATCCGGACGAGTACACGCCGGCACTGGAACAAAGCGAATGGTTGCAGACGATCGAGCAAGGCAACGAGGATCTTGAAGTATCGTTCGAGCTTCGCCCGGTCGCCCCGTTGCAGATAAAGGTGCAAAACGAGGATGGCACTCCGGCGGAAGCAGAAATACGGATTCTTCGTCGAGGCTGGGAACGCCGCAGTTGGATGCCGCCATTTTTCTCAAACAAGCAAGGCCAAGCAACGATCCCAGTCCGACCTGTGATGTTTGATATCGATATCGTTGCGACAACGAAAAATGGATTGCAAGGCATCCGATCACTTCAGTTGTCGAGGGAATTCCAACAGCCTGACATAGCGACGATCATCGTCAAATAG
- a CDS encoding BlaI/MecI/CopY family transcriptional regulator → MNDQSKIHITDAEWGVMEGVWRADDQTAGDVLAGVTAKKRSHRTLRTLLARLVEKGAVKVRVDGSQYRYTAAVTREACIRSAARSFAERFFNGNVHSLLSHFVEYESLTDEEVQQLRRRLASRETKTTAERSRKSGKNK, encoded by the coding sequence GTGAACGATCAGAGCAAAATCCACATCACCGACGCCGAATGGGGAGTGATGGAAGGCGTTTGGCGGGCCGACGACCAAACCGCGGGTGATGTGCTGGCCGGCGTGACGGCCAAAAAACGTAGCCACCGAACACTTCGAACGTTACTCGCAAGGCTTGTCGAAAAAGGGGCGGTCAAGGTGCGCGTCGATGGATCGCAGTACCGTTATACGGCTGCCGTGACTCGTGAAGCATGCATCAGGTCGGCTGCCCGGTCATTTGCAGAACGCTTCTTCAACGGCAATGTGCATTCTCTGCTTTCTCATTTCGTTGAATACGAATCACTCACCGACGAAGAAGTTCAACAACTTCGTCGGCGACTGGCATCACGGGAAACCAAAACGACAGCCGAGCGATCTCGCAAATCAGGCAAAAACAAATGA
- a CDS encoding cis-3-hydroxy-L-proline dehydratase: MKITGLSVYQVDLPLHEGNYSWSEGKSVDVFDSTVVQVETDAGISGFGEVCPLGPVYLPAYAAGARAGIEQLAPAIIGANPTELTALNRLMDYTMKGHPYVKSAIDMACWDILGKAAQLPVCSLLGGRYDDDVLLYRAISQRPADEMAANVQSYREEGYRRFQLKVGGDANDDIDRIRAVADVLQPGDKLVADANTGWLMHEAMRVADAVRDIDVYFEQPCASYEQCLSIRRHTNLPFVLDEVIDSIGAILRGAADQAMDVVNIKISKFGGLTKARQARDLCVELGIAMTLEDSWGGDIITAAIAHLAHSTPTEYRFTSTDFNSYVTKSIASGAPQRVDGRMSASTEPGLGIIPKFDVLGDPVWRC, from the coding sequence ATGAAAATTACGGGATTGAGTGTCTACCAAGTCGACTTACCGCTTCACGAAGGCAACTACAGTTGGTCAGAAGGGAAAAGCGTCGATGTGTTTGACTCCACGGTGGTCCAGGTCGAAACCGATGCGGGCATCAGCGGATTCGGCGAAGTCTGTCCGCTCGGCCCGGTCTATCTGCCGGCCTACGCCGCCGGGGCCCGCGCCGGAATTGAGCAACTCGCACCGGCTATCATCGGCGCGAACCCGACCGAACTGACGGCACTCAATCGGTTGATGGACTACACGATGAAAGGTCACCCTTACGTCAAATCCGCAATCGATATGGCGTGTTGGGATATCCTTGGCAAGGCGGCACAGCTGCCGGTCTGTTCCTTGTTGGGAGGACGCTATGACGACGACGTCTTACTTTATCGGGCGATCTCGCAACGACCGGCGGACGAAATGGCCGCGAACGTCCAAAGCTATCGAGAGGAAGGTTACCGCAGGTTTCAGCTCAAGGTCGGCGGAGACGCCAACGACGACATCGATCGCATTCGCGCGGTCGCCGATGTGCTGCAACCGGGAGACAAGTTAGTCGCCGATGCGAACACCGGATGGCTGATGCACGAAGCGATGCGAGTCGCGGATGCGGTCCGTGATATCGATGTCTATTTTGAACAGCCTTGTGCATCCTACGAGCAATGCCTGAGCATTCGTCGGCACACCAATCTGCCCTTCGTGCTCGACGAAGTCATCGATTCAATCGGCGCGATCTTAAGAGGTGCTGCCGATCAAGCGATGGATGTCGTGAACATCAAAATCAGCAAGTTCGGTGGCCTAACCAAAGCGCGCCAAGCCCGTGACCTGTGTGTCGAACTCGGTATCGCGATGACACTTGAAGACAGTTGGGGAGGTGACATCATCACCGCGGCGATTGCCCACTTGGCGCACAGTACGCCAACGGAGTACCGGTTTACCTCGACAGACTTCAATAGCTATGTCACCAAGTCGATCGCCAGCGGCGCCCCACAACGAGTCGACGGACGCATGTCTGCATCGACCGAGCCCGGCCTTGGGATCATACCCAAGTTCGACGTCTTGGGAGATCCGGTTTGGCGTTGCTAA
- a CDS encoding Gfo/Idh/MocA family protein, translated as MSNASRLNRRRFLQSTSALAGAGVFAGTSNFTLAQDSPNERPVFATIGLRNQGWTITNKSTKFADFAAFADVDANVLGSVNGKLKEKTGKAADGYSDYRKVLERDDIDAVMIATPDHWHTKISVEAMLAGKDVYCEKPLTLTIAEGKLIEKIVKQTGRVFQVGTMQRTENSQRFLKAIALIRAGRIGKIRKVTCGINGATGSPEIPAIDVPEGLDWDMWLGPAPKVSYRALPEMRKGYGGGVPLYTNCHYAWRNWYEYSGGQMNDWGAHHVDIATWALGADDSGPSKITPVSYSLPVEYKDGYPTVDDRYNSPTKFEIHANMPGDIPLVITSEGDNGILFEGTKGRFFVNRGRLSGKPVEDLESNPLPEGAVEEVYGGPVSENHTANFIAAMQSREQPISDVFTHNRMLETCHLANIAIRLGRELQWDPVKREIVGDDEANAFLARDSRKGYEINL; from the coding sequence ATGTCAAATGCGTCTCGTCTGAACCGTCGTCGCTTCCTTCAATCCACCTCCGCCCTGGCCGGTGCCGGTGTTTTTGCCGGAACAAGCAACTTCACATTGGCTCAGGATTCACCCAACGAGCGTCCCGTCTTTGCAACCATTGGATTGCGCAACCAGGGCTGGACGATCACCAACAAGTCGACCAAGTTCGCCGACTTTGCCGCTTTCGCCGATGTCGATGCCAACGTCCTTGGCAGCGTCAATGGAAAGCTCAAGGAGAAAACTGGTAAAGCGGCCGATGGCTACAGCGACTACCGCAAGGTGCTTGAACGAGACGACATCGACGCGGTGATGATCGCCACGCCGGACCACTGGCACACCAAGATTTCTGTGGAGGCGATGCTAGCCGGAAAGGACGTGTACTGCGAAAAACCGCTCACGCTGACGATCGCCGAAGGCAAGCTGATTGAAAAGATCGTGAAGCAGACCGGCCGTGTCTTCCAGGTCGGAACGATGCAGCGTACCGAAAACAGCCAGCGATTCTTGAAGGCCATCGCGTTGATCCGCGCCGGCCGAATCGGAAAGATTCGAAAGGTGACCTGTGGCATCAACGGTGCGACGGGATCACCTGAGATCCCCGCGATCGATGTTCCCGAAGGTCTTGACTGGGACATGTGGCTTGGCCCGGCTCCCAAAGTCTCTTATCGGGCATTGCCGGAGATGCGCAAAGGCTACGGCGGCGGCGTACCGCTTTACACCAATTGCCATTACGCATGGCGAAATTGGTACGAATACTCGGGCGGCCAAATGAACGATTGGGGCGCCCACCACGTCGACATTGCGACTTGGGCACTGGGAGCCGATGACTCCGGTCCAAGCAAAATCACGCCGGTAAGCTATTCCCTGCCAGTGGAATACAAAGATGGTTATCCCACGGTCGATGACCGTTACAACTCGCCAACAAAGTTCGAAATTCATGCAAACATGCCCGGCGACATCCCGCTGGTCATTACCAGCGAAGGCGACAACGGGATTCTGTTCGAAGGGACCAAGGGCCGCTTCTTCGTCAATCGGGGCCGTCTGTCCGGCAAGCCGGTCGAAGATCTCGAAAGCAATCCGCTGCCCGAAGGGGCTGTGGAAGAAGTTTATGGAGGACCGGTGAGTGAAAATCACACCGCCAACTTCATTGCCGCCATGCAATCTCGAGAGCAGCCGATCTCTGACGTGTTTACTCACAACCGAATGCTAGAAACATGTCACCTCGCGAACATTGCCATCCGCTTGGGACGCGAGTTGCAGTGGGATCCGGTCAAACGAGAAATCGTTGGCGACGACGAAGCCAACGCGTTTTTGGCAAGAGACAGCCGAAAGGGATACGAGATCAACCTGTAG
- a CDS encoding response regulator, giving the protein MNDGSGRKSESLPGKAIDRSQRETEDRYHRLANLIDQGFCVMEVFFDDDGVGVDYRFLEVNPVFERHTGLVDAVGKTARELVPNLESTWPERYGRIAMTGKSEHFVDRSEAMGRWFEVDAFRIGAPEQRRVALLFTDISNRKAAEEALRESEERFRDLADNMSQFAWMADRDGSIVWYNRRWYEYTGTTLEQMKGWGWQAVHHPDHVGRVVEKISHCFRTGETWEDTFPLRSANGDYRWFLSRAIPIRDSKGRVLRWFGTNTDITQQRQLESKLQQTAIQLAQANRRKDEFLANVSHEIRSPMTAILGYLDLIELHSDEDRRHVETIRRNGEFLLTLINDILDLSKIEAGQFETDAVAFDPKALIGEVVDLMTIRAQEGGITLTTKVTESVPEAIVTDAKRVRQVLINLVGNAIKFTPQGSVQMVTTFDQESGEMVFDVIDTGIGIPATDVERLFRPFEQMDGSITRRFGGTGLGLAICRRLATVLGGSISAASEEGAGSRFRFTLPVGTQSTDRIDWRGEFAASGTHDGTIDTVPVFREGDRLDARVLVVDDRPDIRFLLQRLLERFGCDVATCENGEEALRWLDDPDSATIDAVIMDMQMPGMDGLTAVRHMRQAGFSRPVIALTANAMDSDRERCLNAGYTDYLSKPIDKHLLFHKLKRRLAETQR; this is encoded by the coding sequence ATGAACGATGGATCTGGTCGAAAAAGCGAATCACTTCCCGGTAAAGCGATCGATCGGAGTCAGCGAGAGACCGAGGACCGCTATCACCGGCTTGCCAACCTGATCGATCAGGGCTTTTGCGTCATGGAAGTTTTCTTCGATGACGACGGCGTGGGGGTGGATTATCGATTTTTAGAGGTCAACCCAGTATTCGAGCGACACACCGGCCTGGTCGATGCGGTGGGGAAGACGGCCCGCGAACTGGTCCCGAACCTAGAATCGACTTGGCCCGAACGTTATGGCCGGATCGCGATGACGGGCAAATCGGAACACTTCGTCGATCGCTCCGAAGCGATGGGACGTTGGTTCGAGGTCGATGCGTTTCGAATCGGCGCCCCGGAACAGCGCCGGGTGGCTTTGTTATTCACCGATATCAGCAACCGTAAAGCCGCCGAGGAAGCTCTGCGTGAAAGCGAAGAGCGGTTTCGCGATCTTGCCGATAATATGTCTCAGTTTGCTTGGATGGCCGATCGCGACGGATCGATCGTTTGGTACAACCGGCGGTGGTATGAGTATACCGGGACGACGCTAGAGCAGATGAAGGGGTGGGGATGGCAAGCGGTGCATCATCCCGACCATGTCGGTCGCGTCGTCGAAAAAATCAGCCATTGTTTTCGTACCGGCGAAACCTGGGAAGACACTTTTCCCCTGCGATCGGCTAATGGCGACTATCGTTGGTTTCTTTCGCGAGCGATTCCGATTCGGGATAGCAAGGGGCGCGTTCTCCGGTGGTTTGGCACAAACACCGATATCACGCAACAGCGTCAACTTGAAAGCAAGTTGCAACAAACGGCGATTCAGTTGGCTCAGGCGAATCGACGAAAGGATGAGTTTCTCGCCAATGTTAGCCACGAGATTCGCTCGCCGATGACCGCGATTCTCGGTTACCTCGACCTGATCGAGTTGCACAGCGACGAAGACCGGAGGCATGTCGAAACGATTCGTCGCAACGGCGAATTCTTGCTGACGTTGATCAACGATATCTTGGACCTTTCCAAGATCGAGGCAGGGCAATTTGAAACTGATGCGGTCGCCTTTGACCCAAAGGCATTAATCGGCGAAGTTGTTGACCTGATGACGATTCGTGCTCAAGAAGGCGGAATCACGCTGACAACCAAAGTCACCGAGTCTGTTCCCGAAGCGATCGTGACCGACGCTAAACGAGTCCGCCAGGTGTTGATTAATCTAGTCGGTAACGCCATTAAATTTACCCCGCAAGGGAGCGTGCAAATGGTCACCACGTTCGATCAAGAGTCAGGTGAGATGGTGTTCGATGTCATCGACACCGGCATCGGGATCCCAGCAACAGACGTCGAGCGTTTGTTCCGGCCTTTCGAACAAATGGATGGATCTATCACACGTCGCTTTGGGGGCACGGGGCTTGGCCTTGCCATTTGCCGGCGGCTCGCGACCGTTCTCGGCGGGTCAATCAGCGCGGCCAGCGAGGAGGGGGCAGGGAGTCGATTTCGATTCACGTTGCCCGTGGGAACCCAGTCTACAGATCGAATTGATTGGCGCGGTGAATTCGCAGCGTCGGGAACACATGATGGAACGATCGACACGGTTCCCGTCTTCCGCGAAGGCGATCGACTCGATGCGCGTGTGCTAGTCGTGGACGACCGTCCGGACATTCGATTTCTGCTACAACGCTTGCTTGAACGATTCGGATGTGACGTTGCCACGTGCGAGAATGGCGAGGAGGCCTTGCGATGGTTAGACGACCCGGATTCGGCGACGATTGATGCCGTCATCATGGATATGCAGATGCCTGGAATGGACGGCTTAACCGCCGTCCGGCACATGAGACAAGCGGGGTTCAGTCGTCCCGTCATCGCTTTGACCGCCAACGCGATGGACAGTGATCGGGAGCGATGCCTGAATGCCGGCTACACCGATTACCTGAGTAAGCCGATTGACAAGCATTTGCTGTTTCACAAGCTCAAGCGTCGACTGGCCGAAACGCAACGTTAG
- a CDS encoding alpha/beta hydrolase produces MRIKHDGLSDTLVSTNGLCVHMQPWSFETSAACEISLLRCKISHETQEEVTACESIPASGVIQNACSSLETPEGQVVSMKRTLTLIALYLLLPCVLQVVQASAQDQTNPERRDRPRGRFGGPIELGPDDKQIYPDPPNSIVEKRDDVPRGKLEMIDYESKTVGTTRKMNVYTPPGYSDETKYPVLYLLHGIGGDETEWQRFATPDVLLDNLIADGKAVPMIVVMPNGRAQKNDRAEGNVMASAPAFAVFENDLLNDVIPTIESRYSVAADRQHRALAGLSMGGGQSLNFGLTHLDTFAWVGGFSSAPNTKAPKELIPDTESTKKQLELLYLSCGNKDGLIKVSQRVQRYLKENDIPHHWNVDSYGHDPTHWRNNLYHFVQLLFKETP; encoded by the coding sequence ATGAGAATAAAACACGATGGATTGAGCGACACCCTCGTCTCCACGAATGGTTTATGCGTACACATGCAACCTTGGTCCTTCGAGACCTCTGCCGCATGTGAAATATCTCTGCTGCGGTGCAAAATCTCTCATGAAACCCAAGAAGAGGTCACCGCCTGTGAATCAATCCCGGCGTCGGGCGTCATCCAAAACGCTTGCTCCTCCCTCGAAACACCTGAAGGCCAAGTTGTCTCGATGAAAAGAACACTGACACTGATCGCACTCTACCTGCTATTGCCCTGCGTGCTTCAAGTTGTGCAGGCCTCGGCGCAAGACCAAACCAACCCCGAGCGACGTGATCGTCCTCGGGGCAGATTCGGTGGACCAATCGAACTCGGCCCGGATGACAAGCAAATCTATCCGGATCCTCCGAACAGCATTGTCGAGAAACGTGACGACGTACCGCGCGGAAAGCTGGAGATGATTGATTACGAGTCGAAGACGGTTGGTACGACTCGGAAGATGAACGTCTACACTCCACCAGGCTACTCGGACGAAACGAAGTATCCTGTGCTCTACCTATTGCACGGGATCGGTGGCGACGAAACCGAATGGCAGCGATTCGCGACACCCGATGTGTTGCTCGACAACCTGATTGCAGACGGCAAGGCGGTGCCCATGATCGTCGTGATGCCGAACGGGCGTGCCCAAAAGAACGATCGCGCCGAGGGGAACGTGATGGCCAGTGCGCCGGCGTTTGCGGTCTTCGAAAACGACCTTTTGAACGATGTGATCCCCACGATTGAATCTCGTTATTCCGTCGCAGCGGACCGACAGCATCGAGCGCTCGCCGGACTTTCGATGGGCGGCGGTCAATCACTGAATTTCGGTCTCACCCACCTTGACACTTTTGCGTGGGTAGGCGGTTTCTCATCGGCACCGAACACGAAAGCTCCCAAGGAACTGATCCCCGATACCGAGAGCACCAAGAAGCAACTCGAATTGCTTTATTTGTCATGTGGAAACAAGGACGGATTGATCAAAGTTAGCCAACGCGTCCAAAGGTACCTCAAGGAGAACGACATTCCACATCACTGGAACGTTGATTCTTACGGACACGATCCCACTCACTGGCGAAACAATCTGTATCATTTTGTTCAATTGTTATTCAAGGAAACGCCATAG
- a CDS encoding LOG family protein has product MKPEQTAVSLANEDQVREVLAESVLGLWDVVNNITRLKPSRRERFRVTVFGSARFKPGSFGYEETKRCAAELAKLGCDIITGGGPGLMKAANEGAASAPERSKSIGVRVDLPFEQEVNSFVSQTFEHRTFFTRLHQFVLQSDAFIVAPGGIGTVLETMMIWQLLQVRHLQNTPLILVGEMWPSLVEWAKKSMISIDSPMADAADLDIPQCVGSGDEAVTLIRKAHAQWVKNQDKTVSEPK; this is encoded by the coding sequence ATGAAGCCAGAGCAAACCGCCGTCAGCCTCGCCAACGAAGACCAAGTCCGAGAAGTGCTTGCCGAATCGGTGCTTGGCTTATGGGATGTCGTCAACAATATCACACGTCTAAAGCCGTCTCGTCGTGAACGCTTTCGTGTGACCGTGTTTGGCTCGGCGCGATTTAAACCTGGCTCGTTTGGCTATGAAGAGACGAAGCGCTGCGCCGCAGAACTGGCGAAACTCGGTTGCGATATCATAACTGGCGGTGGCCCCGGCTTGATGAAAGCGGCAAACGAAGGCGCCGCGAGTGCCCCCGAGCGATCCAAATCAATCGGGGTCCGAGTCGATCTGCCGTTCGAGCAGGAGGTGAACTCGTTTGTTTCACAAACGTTCGAGCACCGCACTTTTTTCACACGATTGCACCAATTCGTCCTGCAATCGGATGCCTTCATTGTCGCGCCCGGCGGTATCGGCACGGTGCTGGAAACAATGATGATCTGGCAATTACTTCAGGTGCGTCACCTCCAAAATACACCACTGATTCTTGTTGGTGAAATGTGGCCTTCGCTCGTCGAGTGGGCGAAAAAATCCATGATCTCCATCGACTCGCCTATGGCCGACGCCGCGGACCTGGACATTCCGCAGTGTGTCGGAAGTGGAGATGAGGCGGTCACCTTGATTCGAAAAGCTCACGCTCAATGGGTCAAAAACCAGGACAAGACTGTGAGCGAACCAAAGTAG